One region of Glycine max cultivar Williams 82 chromosome 9, Glycine_max_v4.0, whole genome shotgun sequence genomic DNA includes:
- the CRK13 gene encoding cysteine-rich receptor-like protein kinase 6 isoform X5, whose amino-acid sequence MVELPKSNTIMPSSKTLLLITNLTLLSFATTEAQNDPFYLYKDCSSDKTSPNTSFQFNLKNLLSSLSSNATGNTPFYNATINGENPSDSIYGLFMCRADVSSHLCQLCVRNATQQLSSECSLSKQAVIWYEECMVWYSTSFIFSSVATTPSNPMKNSGNVSNPESFMRLVFLTLNQTADEASSQSSIGNNKFATKEAKNVLGISQTQTLYCLAQCTPNLSPHDCRTCLDDAIRQIQGCCEGRIGGRVLFPSCNVRYEMYPFYNVPSATPIPKLIPQTKTSHADSNLSEFPIYLSHNCTNKTFNANNSAFQTHLTKLLFNLASNATTGNKFYKADVANTVFGLFLCRDQEDLPSGLCGECVKNATHEISSKCDSFHEAIIWYSQCMLRYSYRNFFNEVETGPVFSELNTTNKDDEQNFFTMKLAKTLDQAAIQAGDSDEKYGKRTTKLNDLQTLYALAQCTQDLSIEDCKGCLGIVLGTSIPWSRLGSIGGRVLYPSCNIRFELFQFYKDNDKSGTPSSPERRKGKSRIIILIVVLASISVTLFFAAYYFLHKKARKRRAAILEDNFGRGIATLESLQFDLATIIAATNKFSDQNKIGKGGFGEVYKEEEKILIYEYVPNKSLDYFLFDSQPQKLSWSERYNIIGGIAQGILYLHEHSRLKVIHRDLKPSNVLLDECMIPKISDFGLARIVEINQDKGNTSVIVGTYGYMSPEYAMFGQFSEKSDVFSFGVMVLEIISGKKNFSSYESHRITNGLLSYVWKQWSDHTPLNTLDPDITENYSEIEVIKCIQIGLLCVQQDPDARPTMVTVASYLTSHPIELPTPQEPAFFLHGRMHENPVANESSSNQSINTSTPFSNNQMSISQFLPRFLNIRREKRFFACVLTKGVTADVISRWIVQTF is encoded by the exons ATGGTAGAGCTCCCAAAAAGTAACACAATCATGCCTTCCAGTAAGACTCTCCTCCTCATAACTAATCTCACCCTTCTCAGTTTTGCAACAACTGAGGCACAAAACGACCCTTTCTATCTATACAAAGATTGTTCCAGCGACAAAACCAGCCCCAACACCTCCTTCCAATTTAACCTCAAGAACCTCCTTTCTTCCCTATCATCCAACGCCACCGGCAACACCCCATTTTACAACGCCACAATCAATGGCGAAAACCCCTCTGACTCTATCTATGGACTTTTCATGTGTAGGGCTGACGTGTCCTCTCACCTCTGCCAACTATGCGTCCGGAATGCAACCCAACAACTATCATCAGAATGCTCCTTATCCAAACAAGCAGTCATATGGTACGAGGAGTGCATGGTTTGGTATTCCACGTCTTTTATTTTCTCCAGTGTGGCCACAACACCTAGTAATCCCATGAAGAACAGTGGTAATGTCTCAAACCCAGAAAGCTTCATGCGTTTAGTGTTTTTGACATTAAACCAAACTGCAGATGAAGCATCATCCCAATCAAGTATTGGTAACAATAAGTTCGCAACAAAGGAAGCAAAAAACGTGTTAGGAATATCTCAGACTCAAACCCTTTATTGTTTAGCTCAGTGCACACCGAATCTTTCACCACATGATTGTAGAACATGTCTTGATGATGCGATAAGGCAAATTCAAGGGTGTTGTGAAGGAAGGATAGGAGGGAGAGTTCTGTTTCCTAGCTGCAATGTTAGGTATGAAATGTACCCTTTCTACAATGTTCCTTCAGCAACTCCTATACCAAAGCTTATTCCTCAAACAAAAACTTCCCATGCGGATTCAAATTTATCAGAATTTCCTATTTATCTTTCTCATAATTGCACAAACAAAACCTTCAATGCCAACAACAGTGCTTTCCAAACACACCTCACCAAACTCTTATTTAACCTAGCTTCTAATGCCACAACCGGGAACAAGTTTTATAAGGCTGATGTGGCTAACACAGTGTTTGGTCTCTTCTTGTGCCGAGACCAAGAGGATCTTCCTTCAGGGCTTTGTGGTGAGTGTGTCAAAAACGCAACGCATGAAATATCATCAAAGTGTGACTCGTTCCATGAGGCTATAATTTGGTACAGCCAGTGCATGCTTCGCTATTCCTATAGAAATTTTTTCAATGAAGTGGAAACAGGTCCTGTGTTTTCTGAGTTAAACACCACCAACAAGGATGATGAACAAAATTTCTTTACGATGAAGTTAGCGAAGACGTTAGATCAAGCGGCGATCCAGGCAGGGGACAGTGATGAGAAATACGGAAAAAGGACGACAAAATTGAATGATTTGCAAACCCTTTATGCTCTTGCTCAGTGCACACAAGATTTGTCTATTGAAGATTGCAAGGGTTGTCTGGGAATTGTGCTTGGAACATCAATTCCATGGTCTCGTTTGGGAAGTATAGGGGGAAGAGTTTTGTATCCTAGCTGCAATATCAGGTTTGAATTGTTCCAATTCTACAAAGACAATGACAAATCTGGGACGCCATCATCACCAG AAAGAAGAAAAGGCAAGTCGCGAATAATTATCTTGATTGTTGTGTTGGCAAGTATTTCTGTGACGTTATTCTTTGCAGCTTACTATTTTCTACATAAAAAAGCAAGAAAGAGGCGTGCAGCTATTCTCGAAGATAATT TTGGTCGTGGAATTGCTACTTTAGAGTCGTTGCAATTTGATTTGGCTACCATTATAGCAGCAACTAATAAATTCTCAGACCAGAATAAAATAGGCAAAGGTGGATTTGGAGAAGTTTATAAG gaagaagaaaaaatacttatttatgaATATGTGCCAAACAAGAGCCTTGATTACTTTCTATTTG ATTCTCAACCGCAAAAGTTAAGCTGGTCTGAACGCTATAATATTATAGGAGGAATTGCTCAAGGAATTCTTTATTTACATGAACATTCTCGACTAAAAGTTATACATCGTGATCTCAAACCCAGTAATGTTCTATTAGATGAatgtatgattccaaaaatttcaGATTTTGGTCTCGCCAGAATTGTTGAAATAAATCAAGACAAAGGAAATACAAGTGTAATTGTTGGAACATA tgGTTATATGTCTCCAGAATATGCAATGTTCGGACAATTTTCTGAGAAGTCAGATGTTTTCAGTTTTGGTGTCATGGTTTTAGAGATTATAAGtggaaaaaagaatttcagTTCTTATGAATCACACCGTATTACTAATGGCCTCTTAAGCTAT GTTTGGAAACAATGGAGTGATCACACACCTTTGAACACATTGGACCCAGATATTACTGAAAATTATTCTGAAATTGAGGTCATCAAGTGCATTCAGATTGGTTTATTATGTGTTCAACAAGACCCTGATGCTAGACCTACAATGGTGACAGTTGCTTCATATCTGACTAGTCACCCTATTGAATTGCCAACACCACAAGAGCCTGCATTTTTCTTGCATGGTAGAATGCATGAAAATCCAGTTGCGAATGAATCAAGTtccaatcaatcaatcaacacTTCTACACCATTCTCGAACAATCAAATGTCTATAAGCCAATTTCTTCCTCG ATTTCTTAACATTCGTAGGGAAAAAAGATTCTTTGCATGTGTCTTGACTAAAGGAGTTACAGCTGATGTTATATCCAGATGGATAGTTCAGACTTTTTAA
- the CRK13 gene encoding cysteine-rich receptor-like protein kinase 4 isoform X1 translates to MVELPKSNTIMPSSKTLLLITNLTLLSFATTEAQNDPFYLYKDCSSDKTSPNTSFQFNLKNLLSSLSSNATGNTPFYNATINGENPSDSIYGLFMCRADVSSHLCQLCVRNATQQLSSECSLSKQAVIWYEECMVWYSTSFIFSSVATTPSNPMKNSGNVSNPESFMRLVFLTLNQTADEASSQSSIGNNKFATKEAKNVLGISQTQTLYCLAQCTPNLSPHDCRTCLDDAIRQIQGCCEGRIGGRVLFPSCNVRYEMYPFYNVPSATPIPKLIPQTKTSHADSNLSEFPIYLSHNCTNKTFNANNSAFQTHLTKLLFNLASNATTGNKFYKADVANTVFGLFLCRDQEDLPSGLCGECVKNATHEISSKCDSFHEAIIWYSQCMLRYSYRNFFNEVETGPVFSELNTTNKDDEQNFFTMKLAKTLDQAAIQAGDSDEKYGKRTTKLNDLQTLYALAQCTQDLSIEDCKGCLGIVLGTSIPWSRLGSIGGRVLYPSCNIRFELFQFYKDNDKSGTPSSPERRKGKSRIIILIVVLASISVTLFFAAYYFLHKKARKRRAAILEDNFGRGIATLESLQFDLATIIAATNKFSDQNKIGKGGFGEVYKGILLDGSQIAVKRLSKSSKQGSNEFKNEVLLIAKLQHRNLVTLIGFCFQEEEKILIYEYVPNKSLDYFLFDSQPQKLSWSERYNIIGGIAQGILYLHEHSRLKVIHRDLKPSNVLLDECMIPKISDFGLARIVEINQDKGNTSVIVGTYGYMSPEYAMFGQFSEKSDVFSFGVMVLEIISGKKNFSSYESHRITNGLLSYVWKQWSDHTPLNTLDPDITENYSEIEVIKCIQIGLLCVQQDPDARPTMVTVASYLTSHPIELPTPQEPAFFLHGRMHENPVANESSSNQSINTSTPFSNNQMSISQFLPRFLNIRREKRFFACVLTKGVTADVISRWIVQTF, encoded by the exons ATGGTAGAGCTCCCAAAAAGTAACACAATCATGCCTTCCAGTAAGACTCTCCTCCTCATAACTAATCTCACCCTTCTCAGTTTTGCAACAACTGAGGCACAAAACGACCCTTTCTATCTATACAAAGATTGTTCCAGCGACAAAACCAGCCCCAACACCTCCTTCCAATTTAACCTCAAGAACCTCCTTTCTTCCCTATCATCCAACGCCACCGGCAACACCCCATTTTACAACGCCACAATCAATGGCGAAAACCCCTCTGACTCTATCTATGGACTTTTCATGTGTAGGGCTGACGTGTCCTCTCACCTCTGCCAACTATGCGTCCGGAATGCAACCCAACAACTATCATCAGAATGCTCCTTATCCAAACAAGCAGTCATATGGTACGAGGAGTGCATGGTTTGGTATTCCACGTCTTTTATTTTCTCCAGTGTGGCCACAACACCTAGTAATCCCATGAAGAACAGTGGTAATGTCTCAAACCCAGAAAGCTTCATGCGTTTAGTGTTTTTGACATTAAACCAAACTGCAGATGAAGCATCATCCCAATCAAGTATTGGTAACAATAAGTTCGCAACAAAGGAAGCAAAAAACGTGTTAGGAATATCTCAGACTCAAACCCTTTATTGTTTAGCTCAGTGCACACCGAATCTTTCACCACATGATTGTAGAACATGTCTTGATGATGCGATAAGGCAAATTCAAGGGTGTTGTGAAGGAAGGATAGGAGGGAGAGTTCTGTTTCCTAGCTGCAATGTTAGGTATGAAATGTACCCTTTCTACAATGTTCCTTCAGCAACTCCTATACCAAAGCTTATTCCTCAAACAAAAACTTCCCATGCGGATTCAAATTTATCAGAATTTCCTATTTATCTTTCTCATAATTGCACAAACAAAACCTTCAATGCCAACAACAGTGCTTTCCAAACACACCTCACCAAACTCTTATTTAACCTAGCTTCTAATGCCACAACCGGGAACAAGTTTTATAAGGCTGATGTGGCTAACACAGTGTTTGGTCTCTTCTTGTGCCGAGACCAAGAGGATCTTCCTTCAGGGCTTTGTGGTGAGTGTGTCAAAAACGCAACGCATGAAATATCATCAAAGTGTGACTCGTTCCATGAGGCTATAATTTGGTACAGCCAGTGCATGCTTCGCTATTCCTATAGAAATTTTTTCAATGAAGTGGAAACAGGTCCTGTGTTTTCTGAGTTAAACACCACCAACAAGGATGATGAACAAAATTTCTTTACGATGAAGTTAGCGAAGACGTTAGATCAAGCGGCGATCCAGGCAGGGGACAGTGATGAGAAATACGGAAAAAGGACGACAAAATTGAATGATTTGCAAACCCTTTATGCTCTTGCTCAGTGCACACAAGATTTGTCTATTGAAGATTGCAAGGGTTGTCTGGGAATTGTGCTTGGAACATCAATTCCATGGTCTCGTTTGGGAAGTATAGGGGGAAGAGTTTTGTATCCTAGCTGCAATATCAGGTTTGAATTGTTCCAATTCTACAAAGACAATGACAAATCTGGGACGCCATCATCACCAG AAAGAAGAAAAGGCAAGTCGCGAATAATTATCTTGATTGTTGTGTTGGCAAGTATTTCTGTGACGTTATTCTTTGCAGCTTACTATTTTCTACATAAAAAAGCAAGAAAGAGGCGTGCAGCTATTCTCGAAGATAATT TTGGTCGTGGAATTGCTACTTTAGAGTCGTTGCAATTTGATTTGGCTACCATTATAGCAGCAACTAATAAATTCTCAGACCAGAATAAAATAGGCAAAGGTGGATTTGGAGAAGTTTATAAG GGTATTCTTCTTGATGGTTCACAAATAGCCGTAAAGAGATTATCAAAAAGTTCAAAGCAAGGATCAAATGAGTTCAAGAATGAAGTTTTATTAATAGCCAAACTTCAACACCGAAATCTAGTGACTCTAATTGGTTTTTGCtttcaggaagaagaaaaaatacttatttatgaATATGTGCCAAACAAGAGCCTTGATTACTTTCTATTTG ATTCTCAACCGCAAAAGTTAAGCTGGTCTGAACGCTATAATATTATAGGAGGAATTGCTCAAGGAATTCTTTATTTACATGAACATTCTCGACTAAAAGTTATACATCGTGATCTCAAACCCAGTAATGTTCTATTAGATGAatgtatgattccaaaaatttcaGATTTTGGTCTCGCCAGAATTGTTGAAATAAATCAAGACAAAGGAAATACAAGTGTAATTGTTGGAACATA tgGTTATATGTCTCCAGAATATGCAATGTTCGGACAATTTTCTGAGAAGTCAGATGTTTTCAGTTTTGGTGTCATGGTTTTAGAGATTATAAGtggaaaaaagaatttcagTTCTTATGAATCACACCGTATTACTAATGGCCTCTTAAGCTAT GTTTGGAAACAATGGAGTGATCACACACCTTTGAACACATTGGACCCAGATATTACTGAAAATTATTCTGAAATTGAGGTCATCAAGTGCATTCAGATTGGTTTATTATGTGTTCAACAAGACCCTGATGCTAGACCTACAATGGTGACAGTTGCTTCATATCTGACTAGTCACCCTATTGAATTGCCAACACCACAAGAGCCTGCATTTTTCTTGCATGGTAGAATGCATGAAAATCCAGTTGCGAATGAATCAAGTtccaatcaatcaatcaacacTTCTACACCATTCTCGAACAATCAAATGTCTATAAGCCAATTTCTTCCTCG ATTTCTTAACATTCGTAGGGAAAAAAGATTCTTTGCATGTGTCTTGACTAAAGGAGTTACAGCTGATGTTATATCCAGATGGATAGTTCAGACTTTTTAA
- the CRK13 gene encoding cysteine-rich receptor-like protein kinase 4 isoform X4: protein MVELPKSNTIMPSSKTLLLITNLTLLSFATTEAQNDPFYLYKDCSSDKTSPNTSFQFNLKNLLSSLSSNATGNTPFYNATINGENPSDSIYGLFMCRADVSSHLCQLCVRNATQQLSSECSLSKQAVIWYEECMVWYSTSFIFSSVATTPSNPMKNSGNVSNPESFMRLVFLTLNQTADEASSQSSIGNNKFATKEAKNVLGISQTQTLYCLAQCTPNLSPHDCRTCLDDAIRQIQGCCEGRIGGRVLFPSCNVRYEMYPFYNVPSATPIPKLIPQTKTSHADSNLSEFPIYLSHNCTNKTFNANNSAFQTHLTKLLFNLASNATTGNKFYKADVANTVFGLFLCRDQEDLPSGLCGECVKNATHEISSKCDSFHEAIIWYSQCMLRYSYRNFFNEVETGPVFSELNTTNKDDEQNFFTMKLAKTLDQAAIQAGDSDEKYGKRTTKLNDLQTLYALAQCTQDLSIEDCKGCLGIVLGTSIPWSRLGSIGGRVLYPSCNIRFELFQFYKDNDKSGTPSSPERRKGKSRIIILIVVLASISVTLFFAAYYFLHKKARKRRAAILEDNFGRGIATLESLQFDLATIIAATNKFSDQNKIGKGGFGEVYKGILLDGSQIAVKRLSKSSKQGSNEFKNEVLLIAKLQHRNLVTLIGFCFQEEEKILIYEYVPNKSLDYFLFDSQPQKLSWSERYNIIGGIAQGILYLHEHSRLKVIHRDLKPSNVLLDECMIPKISDFGLARIVEINQDKGNTSVIVGTYGYMSPEYAMFGQFSEKSDVFSFGVMVLEIISGKKNFSSYESHRITNGLLSYVWKQWSDHTPLNTLDPDITENYSEIEVIKCIQIGLLCVQQDPDARPTMVTVASYLTSHPIELPTPQEPAFFLHGRMHENPVANESSSNQSINTSTPFSNNQMSISQFLPR from the exons ATGGTAGAGCTCCCAAAAAGTAACACAATCATGCCTTCCAGTAAGACTCTCCTCCTCATAACTAATCTCACCCTTCTCAGTTTTGCAACAACTGAGGCACAAAACGACCCTTTCTATCTATACAAAGATTGTTCCAGCGACAAAACCAGCCCCAACACCTCCTTCCAATTTAACCTCAAGAACCTCCTTTCTTCCCTATCATCCAACGCCACCGGCAACACCCCATTTTACAACGCCACAATCAATGGCGAAAACCCCTCTGACTCTATCTATGGACTTTTCATGTGTAGGGCTGACGTGTCCTCTCACCTCTGCCAACTATGCGTCCGGAATGCAACCCAACAACTATCATCAGAATGCTCCTTATCCAAACAAGCAGTCATATGGTACGAGGAGTGCATGGTTTGGTATTCCACGTCTTTTATTTTCTCCAGTGTGGCCACAACACCTAGTAATCCCATGAAGAACAGTGGTAATGTCTCAAACCCAGAAAGCTTCATGCGTTTAGTGTTTTTGACATTAAACCAAACTGCAGATGAAGCATCATCCCAATCAAGTATTGGTAACAATAAGTTCGCAACAAAGGAAGCAAAAAACGTGTTAGGAATATCTCAGACTCAAACCCTTTATTGTTTAGCTCAGTGCACACCGAATCTTTCACCACATGATTGTAGAACATGTCTTGATGATGCGATAAGGCAAATTCAAGGGTGTTGTGAAGGAAGGATAGGAGGGAGAGTTCTGTTTCCTAGCTGCAATGTTAGGTATGAAATGTACCCTTTCTACAATGTTCCTTCAGCAACTCCTATACCAAAGCTTATTCCTCAAACAAAAACTTCCCATGCGGATTCAAATTTATCAGAATTTCCTATTTATCTTTCTCATAATTGCACAAACAAAACCTTCAATGCCAACAACAGTGCTTTCCAAACACACCTCACCAAACTCTTATTTAACCTAGCTTCTAATGCCACAACCGGGAACAAGTTTTATAAGGCTGATGTGGCTAACACAGTGTTTGGTCTCTTCTTGTGCCGAGACCAAGAGGATCTTCCTTCAGGGCTTTGTGGTGAGTGTGTCAAAAACGCAACGCATGAAATATCATCAAAGTGTGACTCGTTCCATGAGGCTATAATTTGGTACAGCCAGTGCATGCTTCGCTATTCCTATAGAAATTTTTTCAATGAAGTGGAAACAGGTCCTGTGTTTTCTGAGTTAAACACCACCAACAAGGATGATGAACAAAATTTCTTTACGATGAAGTTAGCGAAGACGTTAGATCAAGCGGCGATCCAGGCAGGGGACAGTGATGAGAAATACGGAAAAAGGACGACAAAATTGAATGATTTGCAAACCCTTTATGCTCTTGCTCAGTGCACACAAGATTTGTCTATTGAAGATTGCAAGGGTTGTCTGGGAATTGTGCTTGGAACATCAATTCCATGGTCTCGTTTGGGAAGTATAGGGGGAAGAGTTTTGTATCCTAGCTGCAATATCAGGTTTGAATTGTTCCAATTCTACAAAGACAATGACAAATCTGGGACGCCATCATCACCAG AAAGAAGAAAAGGCAAGTCGCGAATAATTATCTTGATTGTTGTGTTGGCAAGTATTTCTGTGACGTTATTCTTTGCAGCTTACTATTTTCTACATAAAAAAGCAAGAAAGAGGCGTGCAGCTATTCTCGAAGATAATT TTGGTCGTGGAATTGCTACTTTAGAGTCGTTGCAATTTGATTTGGCTACCATTATAGCAGCAACTAATAAATTCTCAGACCAGAATAAAATAGGCAAAGGTGGATTTGGAGAAGTTTATAAG GGTATTCTTCTTGATGGTTCACAAATAGCCGTAAAGAGATTATCAAAAAGTTCAAAGCAAGGATCAAATGAGTTCAAGAATGAAGTTTTATTAATAGCCAAACTTCAACACCGAAATCTAGTGACTCTAATTGGTTTTTGCtttcaggaagaagaaaaaatacttatttatgaATATGTGCCAAACAAGAGCCTTGATTACTTTCTATTTG ATTCTCAACCGCAAAAGTTAAGCTGGTCTGAACGCTATAATATTATAGGAGGAATTGCTCAAGGAATTCTTTATTTACATGAACATTCTCGACTAAAAGTTATACATCGTGATCTCAAACCCAGTAATGTTCTATTAGATGAatgtatgattccaaaaatttcaGATTTTGGTCTCGCCAGAATTGTTGAAATAAATCAAGACAAAGGAAATACAAGTGTAATTGTTGGAACATA tgGTTATATGTCTCCAGAATATGCAATGTTCGGACAATTTTCTGAGAAGTCAGATGTTTTCAGTTTTGGTGTCATGGTTTTAGAGATTATAAGtggaaaaaagaatttcagTTCTTATGAATCACACCGTATTACTAATGGCCTCTTAAGCTAT GTTTGGAAACAATGGAGTGATCACACACCTTTGAACACATTGGACCCAGATATTACTGAAAATTATTCTGAAATTGAGGTCATCAAGTGCATTCAGATTGGTTTATTATGTGTTCAACAAGACCCTGATGCTAGACCTACAATGGTGACAGTTGCTTCATATCTGACTAGTCACCCTATTGAATTGCCAACACCACAAGAGCCTGCATTTTTCTTGCATGGTAGAATGCATGAAAATCCAGTTGCGAATGAATCAAGTtccaatcaatcaatcaacacTTCTACACCATTCTCGAACAATCAAATGTCTATAAGCCAATTTCTTCCTCGGTAG
- the CRK13 gene encoding cysteine-rich receptor-like protein kinase 4 isoform X3, with protein sequence MVELPKSNTIMPSSKTLLLITNLTLLSFATTEAQNDPFYLYKDCSSDKTSPNTSFQFNLKNLLSSLSSNATGNTPFYNATINGENPSDSIYGLFMCRADVSSHLCQLCVRNATQQLSSECSLSKQAVIWYEECMVWYSTSFIFSSVATTPSNPMKNSGNVSNPESFMRLVFLTLNQTADEASSQSSIGNNKFATKEAKNVLGISQTQTLYCLAQCTPNLSPHDCRTCLDDAIRQIQGCCEGRIGGRVLFPSCNVRYEMYPFYNVPSATPIPKLIPQTKTSHADSNLSEFPIYLSHNCTNKTFNANNSAFQTHLTKLLFNLASNATTGNKFYKADVANTVFGLFLCRDQEDLPSGLCGECVKNATHEISSKCDSFHEAIIWYSQCMLRYSYRNFFNEVETGPVFSELNTTNKDDEQNFFTMKLAKTLDQAAIQAGDSDEKYGKRTTKLNDLQTLYALAQCTQDLSIEDCKGCLGIVLGTSIPWSRLGSIGGRVLYPSCNIRFELFQFYKDNDKSGTPSSPERRKGKSRIIILIVVLASISVTLFFAAYYFLHKKARKRRAAILEDNFGRGIATLESLQFDLATIIAATNKFSDQNKIGKGGFGEVYKGILLDGSQIAVKRLSKSSKQGSNEFKNEVLLIAKLQHRNLVTLIGFCFQEEEKILIYEYVPNKSLDYFLFDSQPQKLSWSERYNIIGGIAQGILYLHEHSRLKVIHRDLKPSNVLLDECMIPKISDFGLARIVEINQDKGNTSVIVGTYGYMSPEYAMFGQFSEKSDVFSFGVMVLEIISGKKNFSSYESHRITNGLLSYVWKQWSDHTPLNTLDPDITENYSEIEVIKCIQIGLLCVQQDPDARPTMVTVASYLTSHPIELPTPQEPAFFLHGRMHENPVANESSSNQSINTSTPFSNNQMSISQFLPR encoded by the exons ATGGTAGAGCTCCCAAAAAGTAACACAATCATGCCTTCCAGTAAGACTCTCCTCCTCATAACTAATCTCACCCTTCTCAGTTTTGCAACAACTGAGGCACAAAACGACCCTTTCTATCTATACAAAGATTGTTCCAGCGACAAAACCAGCCCCAACACCTCCTTCCAATTTAACCTCAAGAACCTCCTTTCTTCCCTATCATCCAACGCCACCGGCAACACCCCATTTTACAACGCCACAATCAATGGCGAAAACCCCTCTGACTCTATCTATGGACTTTTCATGTGTAGGGCTGACGTGTCCTCTCACCTCTGCCAACTATGCGTCCGGAATGCAACCCAACAACTATCATCAGAATGCTCCTTATCCAAACAAGCAGTCATATGGTACGAGGAGTGCATGGTTTGGTATTCCACGTCTTTTATTTTCTCCAGTGTGGCCACAACACCTAGTAATCCCATGAAGAACAGTGGTAATGTCTCAAACCCAGAAAGCTTCATGCGTTTAGTGTTTTTGACATTAAACCAAACTGCAGATGAAGCATCATCCCAATCAAGTATTGGTAACAATAAGTTCGCAACAAAGGAAGCAAAAAACGTGTTAGGAATATCTCAGACTCAAACCCTTTATTGTTTAGCTCAGTGCACACCGAATCTTTCACCACATGATTGTAGAACATGTCTTGATGATGCGATAAGGCAAATTCAAGGGTGTTGTGAAGGAAGGATAGGAGGGAGAGTTCTGTTTCCTAGCTGCAATGTTAGGTATGAAATGTACCCTTTCTACAATGTTCCTTCAGCAACTCCTATACCAAAGCTTATTCCTCAAACAAAAACTTCCCATGCGGATTCAAATTTATCAGAATTTCCTATTTATCTTTCTCATAATTGCACAAACAAAACCTTCAATGCCAACAACAGTGCTTTCCAAACACACCTCACCAAACTCTTATTTAACCTAGCTTCTAATGCCACAACCGGGAACAAGTTTTATAAGGCTGATGTGGCTAACACAGTGTTTGGTCTCTTCTTGTGCCGAGACCAAGAGGATCTTCCTTCAGGGCTTTGTGGTGAGTGTGTCAAAAACGCAACGCATGAAATATCATCAAAGTGTGACTCGTTCCATGAGGCTATAATTTGGTACAGCCAGTGCATGCTTCGCTATTCCTATAGAAATTTTTTCAATGAAGTGGAAACAGGTCCTGTGTTTTCTGAGTTAAACACCACCAACAAGGATGATGAACAAAATTTCTTTACGATGAAGTTAGCGAAGACGTTAGATCAAGCGGCGATCCAGGCAGGGGACAGTGATGAGAAATACGGAAAAAGGACGACAAAATTGAATGATTTGCAAACCCTTTATGCTCTTGCTCAGTGCACACAAGATTTGTCTATTGAAGATTGCAAGGGTTGTCTGGGAATTGTGCTTGGAACATCAATTCCATGGTCTCGTTTGGGAAGTATAGGGGGAAGAGTTTTGTATCCTAGCTGCAATATCAGGTTTGAATTGTTCCAATTCTACAAAGACAATGACAAATCTGGGACGCCATCATCACCAG AAAGAAGAAAAGGCAAGTCGCGAATAATTATCTTGATTGTTGTGTTGGCAAGTATTTCTGTGACGTTATTCTTTGCAGCTTACTATTTTCTACATAAAAAAGCAAGAAAGAGGCGTGCAGCTATTCTCGAAGATAATT TTGGTCGTGGAATTGCTACTTTAGAGTCGTTGCAATTTGATTTGGCTACCATTATAGCAGCAACTAATAAATTCTCAGACCAGAATAAAATAGGCAAAGGTGGATTTGGAGAAGTTTATAAG GGTATTCTTCTTGATGGTTCACAAATAGCCGTAAAGAGATTATCAAAAAGTTCAAAGCAAGGATCAAATGAGTTCAAGAATGAAGTTTTATTAATAGCCAAACTTCAACACCGAAATCTAGTGACTCTAATTGGTTTTTGCtttcaggaagaagaaaaaatacttatttatgaATATGTGCCAAACAAGAGCCTTGATTACTTTCTATTTG ATTCTCAACCGCAAAAGTTAAGCTGGTCTGAACGCTATAATATTATAGGAGGAATTGCTCAAGGAATTCTTTATTTACATGAACATTCTCGACTAAAAGTTATACATCGTGATCTCAAACCCAGTAATGTTCTATTAGATGAatgtatgattccaaaaatttcaGATTTTGGTCTCGCCAGAATTGTTGAAATAAATCAAGACAAAGGAAATACAAGTGTAATTGTTGGAACATA tgGTTATATGTCTCCAGAATATGCAATGTTCGGACAATTTTCTGAGAAGTCAGATGTTTTCAGTTTTGGTGTCATGGTTTTAGAGATTATAAGtggaaaaaagaatttcagTTCTTATGAATCACACCGTATTACTAATGGCCTCTTAAGCTAT GTTTGGAAACAATGGAGTGATCACACACCTTTGAACACATTGGACCCAGATATTACTGAAAATTATTCTGAAATTGAGGTCATCAAGTGCATTCAGATTGGTTTATTATGTGTTCAACAAGACCCTGATGCTAGACCTACAATGGTGACAGTTGCTTCATATCTGACTAGTCACCCTATTGAATTGCCAACACCACAAGAGCCTGCATTTTTCTTGCATGGTAGAATGCATGAAAATCCAGTTGCGAATGAATCAAGTtccaatcaatcaatcaacacTTCTACACCATTCTCGAACAATCAAATGTCTATAAGCCAATTTCTTCCTCGGTA